The Ananas comosus cultivar F153 linkage group 24, ASM154086v1, whole genome shotgun sequence DNA window TTCAGGGAGGCTGTGAGAACACTCCATGGGAGGACCCGTGTCGAGCTGAACTCTTCCATTAAGGTCAGGAAGAAGAGTACAGGTCTCAGTAATCAAGGAAAGGAGAAAGCTTTGGTGGCGTCTGCGCTCCCTCTGGCTATGGCGATTCGGTCCATGAGTGAGATTAGTCTGGGGCGAGCCAAATTGATTGTTGAATCGATCCGAGATGTTGGTATCAAGTCTACGGTTTCTGAATTATTTCGAGATGGGTGTCTGGGCTTTGACAGATTGAAGGACCAATTCGATTCAGTAACGCAAAATGCTGCTGTCGGATCAGATTATGTATTGATTTTGAGTGGTGTTTATGATCTTTTGGTCAAATTTAGGAACATTCTTGCTTGGGAGGCTGTGTTGGCTTTGTTCACAATTGAGATCGATGATTCGATCGAGAAAATCCAGGGGAGTTCTTCGACGAATGCCAAGCCAAATGGAGAAACTGTGAAAGGTGACAAGAAGAgcgagaagaaaaagaagaagacttTAGGAAAAGGGACTTCTGCTGTAATGCAACTTCTTAGAAACCGAGTAATGAATGGAAAGGAGATAACAAGTGAACATGTCACAGCACTTGTTAATTGGGCTCGTGACCTTTCCTTTTATTTTGATCCGAAGGACAAAGGGCTTGATACATTGAtagaaaaagtgaaagaaattgTTGAGAGCAATGAAGTCAGGAGACTTCCTAAAATTCCCAAGGTGAGAAACACGTACTAAATTAATGTGTGCCTACAGTCCTTAAGTGCTTATAATTTCCCAAAATCGCTTATACTTAGACATGTTTGGTCAATTTCTCTTTTAGGGTACCCGTGATTTTGGGAAAGAACAAATGGCCATAAGAGAACGTGCATTTTCGATTATTACCAGTGTTTTCAAGATGCACGGAGCAGTGGGCCTTGATACTCCTGTATTTGAGCTGAGAGAGACTCTCATGGGGAAATATGGGGAAGATTCGAAGTTGATATATGACCTTGCTGATCAGGTAAAGTTTTGAAGACAGCTAACAACATTTTGGTATTTTGTGGAATTACTTTTGGTGTAACTCTTGTTTTACCGTAAAAAAGAGTCATTTACTGCAGCAGGCTCCGAGCAGTGTGTATTTGGGCAATCTTCGTTGCATGTGTATTTGTAGCATTTATACCTGTAAATACCGCTTTACTTGACTTCATGGCTTAAGGTCATCAAGGAGTTATTCCTAATTTGgtatttgcattttttttttcattctgaaTATCAAATATGCTATTAATTTGTTCATCCTTATAAATCTGTATTAACTGCCTCGTAAAGCAGCTTGTATATTTTGTTTTGGCAGGGTGGCGAACTTTGTTCTTTAAGATATGATCTAACTGTTCCTTTTGCCCGATACGTGGCCATGAATAACATCAGCGCATTGAAAAGGTACCAAATAGCAAAAGTGTATAGGAGGGATAATCCATCAAAGGGAAGGTATCGTGAGTTCTATCAATGTGACTTTGATATAGCTGGCCAGTATGAGCCAATGGAACCTGACTTTGAGGTCATTAAAGTATTAACAGAATTGCTGGATCGACTTGACATTGGCACCTATGAGGTACTTTTGGTTGTTTGTttacttgattttctttttagtCTAATATTGGGTATATACTATTAAACTCATCTTGTCTGAGAAGAGGGTGGTGTTAATGATGTGTAGAACTACGATTCACCGCATAATTGAATATTGTATAGGTAAAATGTATAGGTAAAATATGTGCATTGTCCCTGTACTGTTGTGATATTGATCTACTCCCTGAACTTTTCACCTAAAAACAATTTAGTCTTTAAACTTTCTTGTATACTGCAATTCATCCCTGGCCGTTGAAAATATCAGAAACCACATGATTATCTTTTCCTGAAAATTCTCCTTCTAATCTTGCTTCAAGTGCACTGAAACAAGATCTTCATTTGACTGAAGGGGAAAATTGTCATTACaggttttcttttattattattattttttttctacaaccAGGGATGCAATTGCCATATATTAGAAACTTCAGGCATTAAAGTGTTCAAGTGCAAAGTTCTGGGACTAAGTTGCAGTATCAGGATAGTATAAGGACCACCTATACATTTTAATGATAGGTGATTTGCTGAGCCTTGAATGTCTAAAATATTGCACTTGGACTATTTTCTATCATTTGCAGATAAAGCTAAATCATCGGAAACTATTGGATGGAATGTTGGAGATTTGTGGTGTGCCTCCTGAAAAGTTTAGGACAGTTTGCTCGAGTATAGATAAGTTAGACAAGCAAACATTTGAGCAGATAAAGAAGGAACTGGTAAGAAATTGCTTCAACTGTACAATTAGtaacagagaaaagaaaaaaagaaatagatattGCATTCTATGTAGCTACGAAATTAACTTAATATTCTCTTTGTTGATTATATCTTCACTAGGTGGAAGAGAAAGGGTTAGCTATTGAAACAGCAGAGAAAATCGGCACATTTGTGGAAAAACGAGGGCCACCACTTGAAATCCTTTCTGAATTGAATAAAGAGGGTAGTCAGTTTATGGAGAACAGTGGCTCTGTTGTTGCGTTGAATGAGCTAGATATATTATTTAAAGCGCTTGAAAAGTCAAAATGTCTAGACAAAGTGGTCTTTGACTTGAGTCTGGCTAGAGGCCTTGATTACTATACTGGAGTAATATATGAGGCAGTCTTCAAGGGTGCTACGCAGGTGAGACATACTGTTTCTAATTGCATATACAGAGATATGAATCTTCTTTTTGTGCTTCATGATTGTCGCAGCATATAGTAGCAAGGCAACTGTCCCTAGTGTCAAACCACCTAGATTCATATTATGTTTCTATAGAGCAAAATTGAAAGAGTTTTTATATTGTTCATAAGTGCCTTTAAACTCTTTGGATTATCGTTGTCTTAACAATCTGCCTTTTTTGGTGTTCTTCTAGGTAtctgtattcttttttttccatgCACGCATGCTTATGTCATGATGATATATAATCTTGCTATGCTATTTAAATCCAGTGCGACTGTATTGGACTTTATGTTGAACAACTGAAATGTTTGTACTATGACGATTTTGAGGTTGAGCCCTTGCTATTTGCATATTTCATTACTTTACTGATTTTTTATACAGCACAGCACCTCACCTTTGCCACAATGAGTTATTTCTTGCATCATTTACAGATAACCAAACCCATAATTTCAAATTCTCTCCTTTTATTTTGAGTACTACGGGGTATGAGATTTACTCCTTATTTTC harbors:
- the LOC109728549 gene encoding histidine--tRNA ligase, cytoplasmic-like; the protein is MATPPRSSAVSLGGKGSSLTPAAVYAVAGGLSGVRLDSSALEKLAQSKSSSPPPPLSDAIQNPRFLTLEESRATLAVLLNKLLVADASVHPALPTLIEEVLSLPSGHETLDFRSPLRFLESICRLNGRKVEEIKVSGDEIGVFEASAAAPTAICAILDCCSSALVRVSDAVAALSCEASRADVGAFDLPVSGDGFSIKDETDVAGDMKVMLFGSKLVGQNYADSFTEIPTVHGSFREAVRTLHGRTRVELNSSIKVRKKSTGLSNQGKEKALVASALPLAMAIRSMSEISLGRAKLIVESIRDVGIKSTVSELFRDGCLGFDRLKDQFDSVTQNAAVGSDYVLILSGVYDLLVKFRNILAWEAVLALFTIEIDDSIEKIQGSSSTNAKPNGETVKGDKKSEKKKKKTLGKGTSAVMQLLRNRVMNGKEITSEHVTALVNWARDLSFYFDPKDKGLDTLIEKVKEIVESNEVRRLPKIPKGTRDFGKEQMAIRERAFSIITSVFKMHGAVGLDTPVFELRETLMGKYGEDSKLIYDLADQGGELCSLRYDLTVPFARYVAMNNISALKRYQIAKVYRRDNPSKGRYREFYQCDFDIAGQYEPMEPDFEVIKVLTELLDRLDIGTYEIKLNHRKLLDGMLEICGVPPEKFRTVCSSIDKLDKQTFEQIKKELVEEKGLAIETAEKIGTFVEKRGPPLEILSELNKEGSQFMENSGSVVALNELDILFKALEKSKCLDKVVFDLSLARGLDYYTGVIYEAVFKGATQVGSIAAGGRYDNLVGMFSGKQVPAVGVSLGIERVFTIMEQLEKDRNQVIRATETQVLVAILGKDLTLAAELVSELWKAKINAEFKLTKRVMNHITYAKQSSIPWMVLVGESELEKGIVKLKNIEANQEEEVPRKTFVEELQRRINSV